The DNA window TGCGGGCGATCGTGCGACGAAAAGCCCGTGAACCGCGCCTTGCCCTGCTTCTTCGCCGTCTCCAGCGCCTTCATCATCTCCTGGACCTCGGCCTCGGTGTGTTGGCCGCTTCGCTCGTGCATCGTGATCCGCCACAGGTCCACGTACTCCAGTCCCGCTTCTTTCATCCCCTTGTCCAGCGTTCCGAGCAGGCCCTCGGCCGTGCGGCAACCCTTGTTGCGCAACTCGTTCTCGTACCACGAGCATCCCAGATACATCGCCTCGCGGCGGCCCTGGAGCGCCTTGCTATATGCCCGGACCTCTTCGATGGTACACGCGTCGATATAGTTCATTCCGACCTCGGTGCATCGGGTGACGAGGTCGTAGCGGTTCTTCTGAAAGTCCGGGTCTTTGAAGTCGCCGCCGAAAATGCCCTTGCCGGTATGGCCGATGGCCTTGTCGATCCGCTTCCAGTGCCCGCCCAGGCACACCG is part of the Planctomycetota bacterium genome and encodes:
- a CDS encoding aldo/keto reductase; translation: MADGRMTRRDFLQTSASAAAAGGLAMGIGALGPNEAQAAGASDVAKTRSYNPGMEYRRLGKTGLWISAVCLGGHWKRIDKAIGHTGKGIFGGDFKDPDFQKNRYDLVTRCTEVGMNYIDACTIEEVRAYSKALQGRREAMYLGCSWYENELRNKGCRTAEGLLGTLDKGMKEAGLEYVDLWRITMHERSGQHTEAEVQEMMKALETAKKQGKARFTGFSSHDRP